A section of the Archaeoglobus neptunius genome encodes:
- a CDS encoding acyltransferase, whose amino-acid sequence MSKLRDIYLAFLHSMAMSIPLGRAKRALYRLRGTKIGRGVDIANGVFIEDSFPELIEIEDGVDIGPGVIILAHDSSAHCIDSRIPITLKPVVVKRNAYIGARAVILPGVTVGESAIVAAGAVVTRDVPPGKIVAGVPARIIEDVSEYMKKFRGEE is encoded by the coding sequence ATGAGCAAACTTCGTGACATCTACCTGGCCTTTTTACATTCGATGGCGATGAGCATCCCGCTGGGCAGGGCAAAGAGGGCACTGTACAGGTTAAGGGGAACGAAAATCGGTAGGGGTGTGGACATTGCAAATGGTGTATTCATTGAAGACTCGTTTCCAGAGCTTATAGAGATCGAGGATGGTGTTGATATCGGGCCAGGTGTAATCATACTTGCGCACGATTCGAGCGCTCACTGCATTGACTCCCGAATTCCAATAACGCTGAAGCCTGTTGTGGTTAAAAGAAACGCGTATATCGGTGCCAGAGCCGTAATCTTACCGGGTGTTACAGTAGGCGAATCGGCGATTGTTGCTGCAGGTGCTGTCGTTACGAGAGATGTTCCTCCCGGTAAAATTGTTGCAGGCGTTCCAGCGAGGATTATCGAGGATGTTTCAGAGTACATGAAAAAGTTCAGAGGTGAGGAATAA